AATATATTGCGAATATAACTCAATCCTTCTTGCTTCATATTCAGATTTGCGTTTCGATCTAATTTTCAAATGTGATGTTTCCCAACAGATTGTCACGGAATACCAAAGTATGGGCTAGATTTGCAAatttttaccattattttaagAGTGAAATCGTACTTTTAATCGAATTTTATGTAAGGAAACTAATGCACTAGACTAGAATACTAACTATACTGATTTCTCTTCAGAATGTAAGGTACCAAATGTCTATTAacttataatgtatttaattacctTGTAGGCTTAGGGCAAAAATGTATAACAATTACTATTGTTTAATATGTAATGATCTAATTTAGCAGATTGACAACCTTCACATTGGTTACGTAAGTTACGTCATAGATCCGCGCGCGCCGCGGGTTACAAACATGACGCCCCGAGCGGCAGCAAATTGATTCAATACTCTCTCGTAACGTCTCCGGTATATATTGAGCTAATGACTATGTTAATTCATCAGTTCCACCACGGAAGTCTTAGAAGAAAGAACAACATGTTAGCTAAAGTGGGTGTTTGTTATCATATGTGTAAAcaatagattttgttttgtgtttcattgtttgtaattgggctattttatattctagGTTTTAGTGCTTGCCTTTGTGGCTGTTGCGTCATGCGAGGATCACGGCTATACGCTGAAGGCTGTTCATGAACCACACCAGGAATACAGACATCATTACGAGCACGTTCCTGTAAGAGTTCACGAGGAACAAGAACCTTCTCATGAGGCTCACTACAACGTTGCTCCTGAAGGTCACGGACATGCGTACTCCTCACAGAGTGTTATCCATCACGGTGCTCTTGGTGGTCAGGAGGGATCCCAGGAATCCCATGAAGAACATGTTGCTCCCGTGTATCAATATGTAAACGAAGAGGAGGAAGCTCCGGTTCACCACGCTGCTCCTGTGAAACACTACCAATCAGTTCACTACCCAGCACCTGCTCCAGTCCACCACGAGCATGTGGCTGTGCACGCTCCTCAGCCCCACGCTGCTATTCACGTTTCTAGGCCTCATGTTGTTCATGCTCAACCTCAATATGCTCATGGTCACGAGGATTATAGCTACCATCACGCTGCCCCCGCTCACCATGAGGCGCCCGTTCATCACGCTGCTCCCGTCCATCACGCTGCTCCCGTCCATCACGCTGCCCCTGTCCATCACGCCATCCCCGTCCACCACGCTCATCATGAGGAAGCTCATGCTCACGCTTCCCATGACGAGCCCGTTGACTATTACGTAAGTGTCCAACATTAGAATAATaa
The genomic region above belongs to Anticarsia gemmatalis isolate Benzon Research Colony breed Stoneville strain chromosome 5, ilAntGemm2 primary, whole genome shotgun sequence and contains:
- the LOC142973092 gene encoding uncharacterized protein LOC142973092 encodes the protein MTMLIHQFHHGSLRRKNNMLAKVLVLAFVAVASCEDHGYTLKAVHEPHQEYRHHYEHVPVRVHEEQEPSHEAHYNVAPEGHGHAYSSQSVIHHGALGGQEGSQESHEEHVAPVYQYVNEEEEAPVHHAAPVKHYQSVHYPAPAPVHHEHVAVHAPQPHAAIHVSRPHVVHAQPQYAHGHEDYSYHHAAPAHHEAPVHHAAPVHHAAPVHHAAPVHHAIPVHHAHHEEAHAHASHDEPVDYYAYPKYQYEYKVEDPHTGDNKFQHEYRDGDVVKGVYSLQEADGSVRTVEYSSDKHNGFSAVVKHSAPGQHVHIESHHHN